Proteins encoded in a region of the Papaver somniferum chloroplast, complete genome genome:
- the atpE gene encoding ATP synthase CF1 epsilon subunit: protein MTLNLCVLTPNQIVWDSEVKEIVLSTNSGQIGVLPNHAPIATAVDIGILRLRLNDQWLKIALMGGFARVGNNEITILVNDAEKGSDIDPQEAQKALEIAEANLSRAEGKRQTIEANLAVRRARTRVEAMNEIS from the coding sequence ATGACCTTAAATCTTTGTGTACTAACCCCGAATCAAATTGTTTGGGATTCAGAAGTGAAAGAAATTGTTTTATCTACTAATAGTGGCCAAATCGGTGTATTACCAAATCACGCCCCTATTGCCACAGCTGTAGATATAGGTATTTTGAGACTACGCCTTAATGACCAATGGTTAAAAATCGCTCTGATGGGTGGTTTTGCTAGAGTAGGCAATAATGAGATTACCATCTTAGTAAATGATGCGGAGAAGGGTAGTGACATTGATCCACAAGAAGCTCAGAAAGCTCTTGAAATAGCTGAAGCTAACTTAAGTCGGGCTGAGGGCAAGAGACAAACAATTGAAGCGAATTTAGCCGTCAGACGAGCTAGGACGCGAGTAGAGGCTATGAATGAAATTTCATAA